A single Oncorhynchus gorbuscha isolate QuinsamMale2020 ecotype Even-year unplaced genomic scaffold, OgorEven_v1.0 Un_scaffold_8421, whole genome shotgun sequence DNA region contains:
- the LOC124029963 gene encoding meteorin-like protein, with protein PPPLPSSGLTHEGHSRDVEQVYLRCSQGSLHWLYPTGAVIVNLRPNTLSPAAARLSVCIKPSRDSHGANIYLDRAGKLRLLLREQDQAQGKVTCFSIQDGSLFIEAIPHRDISKRITSFQYELVTERTGAGAGALAGVEPQALSGEIHSYCYCCFGH; from the coding sequence CCTCCCCCCTTGCCTTCCAGTGGTCTGACCCATGAGGGCCACAGCCGTGATGTGGAGCAGGTCTACCTACGTTGTTCCCAGGGTTCCCTCCACTGGCTCTACCCTACAGGGGCCGTCATCGTCAACCTGCGGCCCAACACCCTGTCCCCGGCAGCCGCCCGTCTCTCCGTCTGCATCAAGCCCTCTAGGGACTCCCACGGGGCCAACATCTACCTGGACCGGGCCGGGAAGCTGCGCCTGCTGCTGAGGGAGCAGGACCAGGCCCAGGGGAAGGTGACCTGCTTCAGCATCCAGGACGGGTCTCTGTTCATAGAGGCCATACCTCACAGAGACATCAGTAAGAGAATCACCTCCTTCCAGTATGAGCTGGTTACAGAGAGGACCGGGGCTGGAGCTGGAGCCTTGGCTGGGGTGGAGCCACAAGCACTGTCTGGTGAGATACACTCCTATTGTTATTGTTGCTTTGGtcattaa